In Oxyura jamaicensis isolate SHBP4307 breed ruddy duck chromosome 20, BPBGC_Ojam_1.0, whole genome shotgun sequence, the following are encoded in one genomic region:
- the LOC118176958 gene encoding erythrocyte membrane protein band 4.2-like codes for MGQGLSIKRCDFKITMNNNNHHTKEISTKRLMVRRGQPFIITVSLSSPVHNYLQQLKRTFLIVQTGPNPSKTDGTQVEFPISRLGDQKQWSAALEEQEPCSWTISVNTPANAPIGQYALLLHASKSYCLLGNFILLFNPWCQDDEVFLANEAQRQEYILNQEGVIYCGTENAVLAQPWDFNQFEEDIVDICFTLLDVGERHQQDKDHTQRKNPTYICRTVAAMLNCDEVRGIMTEYGTGKYNDGTSPSKWLGSSPILRQWVALQCKPVCYGQCWVFAAVTCSVLRCLGIPTRVVTGFTWAHNTNSSLNVDEHYDENGMLLTHDKSARVWTFHVWNECWMARTDLLPEYSGWQALDATCQEKSKGASFCGPAPVQAIKEGDTEVDYDVCYFFAAINAKCHVWIHKADGVLKPACICTKYTGNNISTKSVGSERCEDITHNYKYPEGSLQEKKILDKVYRRINTLETTTSSKTEFSSITTAHEEPANLYIQLQSNSSLLLGQDVPISVEVFNPSGGEKETHLVLGAQSLHYGGTPITQLWKKEFHFILKSNEAITLQASVPYSQYIKELGENHLLRLTAMLRDKDSYICFAQEEISICDPPLIIKFPEHMIQYQPATVEISLLNPLTEPLEKCVIVVGGRGLIYRQRKYRLGSVQPGSTQQLRISFTPTEAGPRRLTVNFTCLQFQNLKSYKSINVAAA; via the exons GTCTGAGCATCAAAAGATGTGATTTCAAGATCACAATGAACAACAATAACCACCACACAAAAGAAATCAGCACTAAAAGGCTTATGGTGAGGCGTGGGCAGCCATTCATTATCACAGTGAGCCTCTCATCTCCAGTACACAActacctgcagcagctgaaaaggaCCTTCCTCATAGTACAGACAG GACCGAATCCTTCCAAAACAGATGGAACTCAGGTTGAATTTCCTATCTCCCGTCTGGGAGACCAGAAGCAGTGGAGTGCAGCACTAGAAGAACAGGAGCCATGTTCCTGGACCATCTCTGTGAACACGCCTGCCAATGCTCCCATTGGCCAGTATGCTCTGCTTTTACATGCCTCCAAGTCTTACTGTCTCCTGGGAAACTTCATCCTTCTCTTTAATCCCTGGTGCCAAG ATGATGAAGTGTTCTTGGCTAATGAGGCACAGCGGCAGGAGTACATTCTAAACCAAGAGGGTGTCATTTACTGTGGGACTGAAAATGCAGtcctggcacagccctgggacTTCAATCAG TTTGAGGAGGATATTGTGGACATCTGCTTCACACTGCTGGACGTAGGTGAACGCCATCAACAAGACAAGGATCACACTCAGCGCAAGAACCCTACTTATATCTGCCGCACAGTTGCTGCCATG CTGAACTGCGATGAGGTTAGAGGAATCATGACAGAATATGGGACCGGGAAATACAATGATGGGACATCCCCTTCCAagtggctgggcagcagccccaTCCTCCGGCAGTGGGTGGCACTGCAGTGCAAACCTGTCTGCTATGGGCagtgctgggtgtttgctgcaGTCACGTGCTCAG TTCTGAGGTGCTTGGGAATTCCCACCAGGGTTGTCACAGGCTTCACATGGGCTCACAACACAAACAGCAGTCTGAATGTGGATGAGCATTATGACGAAAATGGGATGCTGCTTACACATGACAAGAGTGCCCGAGTCTG GACCTTCCACGTTTGGAACGAATGCTGGATGGCTCGAACAGACTTGCTACCAGAGTACAGTGGATGGCAGGCACTAGATGCCACATgccaggagaaaagcaaag GTGCATCCTTCTGTGGGCCAGCCCCTGTTCAAGCCATCAAAGAAGGGGACACTGAAGTGGATTATGATGTCTGCTACTTCTTTGCTGCCATAAATGCCAAGTGCCATGTCTGGATACACAAAGCAGATGGCGTCCTCAAGCCAGCTTGCATTTGCACAAAGTATACTGGCAACAACATCAGCACCAAGAGTGTGGGCAGTGAACGCTGTGAGGATATCACACACAACTACAAATATCCTGAAG gttctcttcaggaaaaaaaaatacttgacaAAGTCTACAGAAGAATAAATACACTTGAGACAACtaccagcagcaaaacagagtTCAGCTCCATTACTACTGCCCACGAAGAGCCAGCTAACCTTTATATTCAACTCCAGTCCAATAGTTCTCTGCTACTGGGACAAGATGTTCCAATTTCTGTTGAAGTGTTTAACCCCAGCGGTGGAGAGAAGGAAACTCATTTGGTACTTGGGGCCCAGTCTCTACATTATGGTGGCACACCCATTACCCAACTTTGGAAGAAAGAGTTTCATTTCATCCTCAAGAGCAACGAAG CTATCACCCTGCAGGCCTCTGTGCCTTACTCACAGTACATAAAAGAGTTGGGAGAGAACCATCTGCTCCGGCTGACTGCCATGCTGAGAGACAAGGACTCCTACATATGCTTTGCACAGGAAGAGATCAGCATTTGTGATCCCCCTCTCATTATTAAG TTTCCAGAACACATGATACAGTACCAGCCAGCCACAGTGGAGATCAGCCTCCTGAATCCTCTCACTGAACCCCTGGAGAAGTGTGTGATAGTGGTTGGAGGGCGAGGGCTCATTTACAGACAAAGGAAGTACAG GCTGGGTTCTGTGCAGCCTGGAAGCACTCAACAGCTGCGTATCTCATTCACTCCCACTGAAGCAGGGCCCAGAAGACTCACTGTGAATTTTACCTGCCTTCAATTCCAGAACCTGAAGAGCTACAAAAGTATCAACGTTGCAGCTGCCTGA